One Methylomarinovum tepidoasis DNA window includes the following coding sequences:
- the nhaD gene encoding sodium:proton antiporter NhaD codes for MSRFSLLLSLCIPSLAWATHDMPPLKTPLVDHPVALACVGVFVLAYVLVMLEDVLELRKSKPILLAAAVIWVLISLLDRHLGILPDRAKYVLRAELVEYAELFLFLLVATVYVNLLDERGLFKMLCCRIASRRIDYRSLFWMLGWISFLLSTVVNNLTTALIVATVTLMIGRDNPRFIALTCLSAVIASNAGGAFSPFGDITTLMVWQQDKLDFVQFFPLFLPALMNFLVPALCLHWAIPRGIPPYPEVCELGTKRGTWIILTLFFTTILIAVVFEQVFELPPYLGMMAGLALLMFYAYHMERRHPDKSFDIFHQMRTVEWDTLLFFFGVVFAVGGLRYLGYLALASEKIYTDLGPGIANILVGFLSAVVDNVPVMLAVLQMEPEMDVFQWQLVTLTAGVGGSMLAVGSAAGVAMLGQARAYYTSLLHLRWSPVIALGYAASIVAHYLLNGS; via the coding sequence ATGTCGCGTTTTTCCCTCCTGCTGTCGCTGTGCATTCCCTCCCTGGCCTGGGCCACCCATGACATGCCTCCCCTGAAAACGCCGCTAGTGGACCATCCAGTCGCCCTGGCCTGCGTCGGCGTCTTCGTGCTCGCCTACGTCCTGGTCATGCTCGAGGACGTGCTGGAACTGCGCAAATCCAAGCCCATCCTGCTGGCGGCGGCGGTCATCTGGGTGCTTATCTCCCTGCTCGACAGGCATCTGGGGATTCTGCCGGACCGGGCCAAGTACGTCCTGCGCGCCGAGCTGGTGGAATACGCCGAGCTGTTCCTGTTCCTGCTGGTGGCCACCGTTTACGTCAACCTGCTGGACGAACGCGGCCTGTTCAAAATGCTGTGCTGCCGCATCGCCTCGCGCCGGATCGATTACCGCAGCCTGTTCTGGATGCTCGGCTGGATCAGCTTCCTGCTCTCCACCGTGGTCAACAACCTGACCACAGCCCTGATCGTCGCCACCGTGACCTTGATGATCGGCCGCGACAACCCCCGCTTCATCGCCCTCACCTGCCTGAGCGCGGTGATCGCCTCCAACGCCGGCGGCGCTTTCAGCCCCTTCGGCGACATCACCACCCTGATGGTGTGGCAGCAGGACAAACTGGACTTCGTCCAGTTCTTTCCCCTGTTCCTGCCGGCGCTGATGAATTTTCTGGTACCGGCGCTGTGCCTCCACTGGGCCATCCCCAGAGGGATCCCCCCTTACCCGGAAGTGTGCGAACTGGGCACCAAACGGGGCACCTGGATCATCCTGACCTTGTTCTTCACGACCATCCTCATCGCCGTGGTATTCGAGCAGGTGTTCGAGCTGCCCCCTTACCTGGGCATGATGGCGGGCCTGGCGTTGCTGATGTTCTACGCTTATCACATGGAACGGCGCCATCCGGACAAGAGCTTCGACATCTTCCATCAAATGCGCACGGTGGAATGGGACACCTTGTTGTTCTTCTTCGGGGTGGTGTTCGCGGTCGGCGGCCTGCGGTATCTCGGCTACCTGGCCCTGGCTTCGGAAAAGATCTATACCGACCTGGGCCCCGGCATCGCCAACATTCTGGTAGGCTTCCTGTCGGCGGTGGTGGACAACGTTCCGGTGATGCTGGCGGTGCTGCAGATGGAGCCTGAGATGGACGTGTTCCAGTGGCAACTGGTGACGCTGACCGCCGGGGTCGGCGGTTCGATGCTGGCGGTGGGCTCGGCCGCAGGGGTGGCGATGCTGGGGCAGGCGCGCGCCTACTACACCTCCCTGCTGCATCTGCGCTGGAGTCCGGTGATCGCGCTGGGCTACGCCGCCAGTATCGTGGCGCACTACCTGCTCAACGGGTCCTGA
- a CDS encoding transglycosylase SLT domain-containing protein — MRILIVWLLAGVVGVAVAATAPDPRRARFLQAEKALAGGKIERFRQIMSQLADYPLVPYLWARHYRRSPEPVAEVEDFLQRYRQTPYARPVRIALLKHLAEAGRWGDFLRLYRDPGVPALACHRAWALYRVGKADAAWKAARALWLAGRSQPRACDRVFALWRGKGKITPTLIEQRFRLALTENHPQLAAYLARQLPGKRRRRAEFWFQVHRDPARFVCRPWPKVWRRDGEIFVHGLKRLARRDLPQALAWWREAGEMFPLTAAQRHEVMRVLGLRLAWRHDPRAWKWLAALPDTASDADVAAWRVRSALRHQRWRQVAEALKRLPQALRVTPHWRYWEARVQERVQSKEAAVPLYRTTAQSADFYGFLAADRLGRDYAIDHRPIAPSEAALATLRRSRSLAAVREFLALDRYWDARREWWYLLRYADHDTLLAAARVAQEMGWSQMAIVAAARADHWDDLEIRFPLRFLAQVRRYAGTQRLDPAYVYGIIRRESAFDVRARSGAGARGLMQLMPATARRVARRLDERLPSLRRLERPETNIRYGTAYFRSLLERFGGHFVLATAAYNAGPHRVERWLPVRTLPADIWIETLSFRETRRYVRAVLAYAMIYQKRLGENRRRLSDYATPVPGRPRPEAPPPARCPAD, encoded by the coding sequence ATGCGTATTTTGATCGTCTGGCTGCTGGCCGGCGTGGTGGGCGTAGCGGTGGCGGCTACGGCGCCGGATCCCCGGCGTGCCCGTTTCCTTCAGGCGGAAAAAGCCCTGGCGGGCGGGAAGATCGAGCGATTCCGTCAGATCATGTCCCAGCTGGCGGATTATCCCCTGGTCCCTTATCTGTGGGCCCGCCATTACCGCCGCAGCCCCGAACCTGTGGCCGAGGTCGAAGATTTCCTGCAACGTTACCGCCAGACGCCTTACGCCCGGCCGGTGCGCATCGCCCTGCTGAAACACCTGGCCGAAGCAGGACGGTGGGGTGACTTTTTGCGTCTTTACCGCGATCCGGGCGTTCCGGCCCTGGCGTGCCACAGGGCCTGGGCCCTGTATCGGGTGGGGAAAGCCGATGCTGCCTGGAAAGCGGCGCGTGCGCTCTGGCTGGCGGGGCGTTCCCAGCCCAGGGCTTGCGACCGGGTGTTCGCCCTGTGGCGCGGCAAGGGCAAAATCACGCCAACGTTGATCGAACAGCGTTTTCGCCTGGCGCTGACGGAAAACCATCCGCAGCTGGCCGCTTATCTGGCGCGGCAATTGCCCGGAAAGCGGCGGCGACGGGCCGAATTCTGGTTCCAGGTCCACCGGGATCCGGCCCGCTTCGTCTGCCGGCCGTGGCCCAAAGTCTGGCGCCGGGATGGGGAAATCTTCGTCCACGGCCTCAAGCGTCTGGCAAGACGCGATCTGCCCCAGGCCCTGGCGTGGTGGCGGGAAGCGGGAGAGATGTTCCCCCTGACCGCCGCCCAGCGTCACGAGGTGATGCGTGTCTTGGGATTGCGTCTGGCTTGGCGTCACGATCCCCGTGCCTGGAAGTGGCTGGCGGCGTTGCCCGATACCGCCAGCGATGCCGACGTGGCCGCCTGGCGGGTACGCAGCGCCTTGCGGCATCAACGTTGGCGGCAGGTGGCGGAGGCCTTGAAGCGCCTGCCGCAGGCGTTGCGGGTGACGCCGCACTGGCGCTACTGGGAGGCGCGGGTGCAGGAACGGGTCCAGAGCAAAGAAGCCGCCGTGCCGCTCTATCGCACCACCGCCCAGTCGGCCGACTTCTACGGCTTTCTCGCCGCCGACCGCCTGGGACGGGACTATGCCATCGATCATCGTCCCATCGCCCCTTCCGAAGCGGCGTTGGCGACACTGCGACGCAGCCGTTCGCTGGCGGCGGTGCGGGAATTTCTCGCCCTCGACCGCTATTGGGACGCGCGGCGGGAGTGGTGGTACCTGCTCCGGTACGCCGATCACGATACCTTGCTGGCGGCCGCCCGGGTGGCGCAGGAAATGGGATGGTCGCAGATGGCGATCGTCGCCGCCGCCCGGGCCGACCACTGGGACGACCTGGAGATCCGCTTTCCCCTCCGATTCCTGGCGCAGGTACGCCGTTACGCCGGCACGCAACGGCTCGATCCGGCCTACGTCTACGGCATCATCCGTCGGGAAAGCGCCTTCGACGTCCGGGCCCGCTCGGGTGCAGGAGCGCGCGGCCTGATGCAGCTGATGCCGGCGACCGCGCGGCGGGTCGCCAGGCGTCTCGATGAGCGGCTGCCTTCCCTGCGGCGTCTGGAGCGGCCCGAAACCAACATCCGTTACGGTACCGCCTATTTCCGCAGCCTGCTGGAACGCTTCGGGGGGCATTTCGTGCTTGCCACCGCCGCCTACAACGCCGGTCCCCACCGGGTCGAGCGCTGGTTGCCGGTGCGAACGCTGCCCGCCGACATCTGGATCGAGACCCTCTCTTTCCGCGAGACCCGCCGTTACGTCCGCGCCGTGCTCGCCTACGCGATGATCTATCAGAAACGCCTGGGCGAAAACCGGCGCCGTCTCAGCGATTACGCGACGCCGGTCCCGGGCCGTCCCCGGCCGGAGGCGCCGCCTCCAGCGCGCTGCCCTGCCGATTAG